The sequence ggttgggggggggggggggggggggtggtgagTGTGTTGAGTTAAGGAAAAAGTTGAGCTACAACTCAGTTTGGAGGACATTCCTCCAACTGCTAAGTGGCAGCATTATTAAGTGAAACATTTCCTGGTCATGTGAGATGCACATGACCAGTTTAATAGTTAAGTTTAACATTAAAAGTTCCCACCCATTaactcaaatctctctctctctctctctccaaactccAGTACCCATGaccccttctctctctcctccataACCTCCACCTATGCTCTCTTTGCCGGTCACCCCTGCTTGGAATGTTGAATAAAAGGGATGAGTACTTGGGGCTATCCATGGAtagtgatgaagatgatgaagcTGGGTTTTGATCTGGTAGCCTAAGTGGGGATAATTGTCTAGAGAAATCTTCAGGAAATCAGCTTCTCAGTTCCTATTCGATATTAATCTACAAAATATGATAAACTTATGTGAAGAAAAGAAGTGCCCCTTTAATTCAAGAAAAGAACGTTGTGGAAAATGTGATAATAATGGGGTTTCTTACCTCAGCAGGTGCTTTGACAAGCCCATCTCAATCTCTCCACTCTTGCATCCCATTAAAATTCCAGTATGAAAGCAATTATCTCAATGCCATTGAAAGCTTTCATTGAGTTTCTAATGCCTTACACTCTGAGATCATATGGTAACAACTGAGTGCTTTTGGGGCGACTTACTTGGATACGTGCACTAGCTCTCAAATAATTTAAGCTTGTAAAGAATGCAATTGATCTCTTCAGCATGCCTTGCCAGCCTAAATTGGCTCTCACCAGGTATAAACTACCTGGTGACTAAGGTAAAAACTGATTGGGTTGATGTGATGATGACAGGTTTTGGGGGAGGAACTGACATAGAGAGAAATTTGAGTTAACAGATGGGGACCTTTAGCATTAACCGCGTGTTTGTCAATTTGACTGTTAAACTGGTGCCACTTTATAACGTTGCCACCTTTACTCCAAACTGGGTTGTCACTAAACTTTGTTCTTAAGTTAATGGATGAATTTCTAAGTCCTTTgcatttcttcttttctttttctttgctcatGTGTTTTTTAGGCATAAATAGAGGATTCCAGTGGTACAAAAAAGCTGGATATTATTAAACTGTTTTGTTATTTGACTATATATATTCTGATCGTCTTTTGTAGGGACTTGATATCATAGGTGTTCAAACAGTTATAAATTATGAATGTCCTCGGGAATATAAAAGGTAGATTAAACTTTCTCAATGTTGCCAGATGGTGATATGCACGTGATGGCATGAGGCTCACTTTCTGCATCCtgatgaaatctttttttttttgggtccttTGTGCAGCTATATTCATCGTGTTGGTCGTACAGCAAGAGCTGGTAGGGAAGGATATGCTGTTACATTTGTTACAGATAATGACCGATCCCTTTTGAAAGACATTGTGAGCATCATTTTCTTCCTCATATCATATTGGGGTTCTTATAatcttttgaaatttgtttCATTCGTTCTTTAGATTTGAGTAGGACAATACTTTAGTATTTACAATGCTAACAATGAGATGGACTTGTTATTTCCAGtaaatttattagaaaattctctttcattttttattgttctttttctcttcatcaTTCTTTTGATACTATCTTCAATTCATATTAATCTCTAATTTTACTTCATACGAAATCTTACCACAAActgtcttgttttgtttttaattttataaataattttctttattataaatcTTGCTCCTTGTTAATACTCCAGCttcaaatttcttaatttttaaattgaccTCGCTTTTAATCTTATTTTGGCTCAACTATTTGATAATCTACAAACTTTGTATATAAAACTCCAATCTGAAAATCCACATTAGAAGTTTTGCGCTTTATAGTTTCTTTTATATCAATTACATAATTATTCTAAAACAGATGTCCCTTTTTGAGAATTACATTGATGCTTCTCCCATACAACAACAATTGAGGAAATAAGAAGGCAATAAGAAATTGATGCTTCTGACAAATCCTCAATAAGATTTACCTTAGTGATGATTTCAATTTGGTAGGCTAAGAAAGCTGGTTCCAAGCTGAGAAGTCGAACTGTTGCAGAGCAATCAATAACCAAGTGGTCTGAGATAATTGAGCAGATGGAAGATCAAGTGGCTGAGATTCTTGAAGAAGAGAGGTCTTAgtattttcattataaaaattttcatcttaTTGTTCATTGCATTGCAATAATTGACTTCAATTACACACAGGGAAGAGAGAACCCTAAGAAAAGCTGAAATGGAAGTATCAAGGGTATGTGATTTTGCATATGTGATGCTTTTGTTTGATGTCATGAGTATGCAGTTCAGTTGTACTACTTTTAATgacattttctattattttgacGAAGTCGTTGTTTGGAAAGTCTGTATTGTCATTTCCAAAGCAgcgatcatatatatattttacatgcTTTACTAATCATTAATTATTCTTAAGATGATTTCTGTTCAAGCTTAACATTAATTGGTGCACTTCTATGGTGCATGCAGGCAGAAAATTTGATTGCACATAGGGAGGAAATATATTCACGGCCCAAGAAAACCTGGTTTGTTACCGAAAAGGAGAAAAGGCTTGTTGCGAAGGCATCAAAGGTTATTTCAAATttgcatacatacatatatattctattattcTTAGCTTCTCAATTTTCCCCGAAAGGAAATTGTTTATCTGTACTTATACATAAGTTGGTGCATAAATGGGTGGGACATCTTTTTAGATTATTGACAATGGCTTTCTCATTGCCAATTTGGAACCATCTAGGTCATTCTCAATTTCATCTGATATCTCGTGCATGGGATTTTGCGCATATTAATTCCATTGTTTCATTCATTGTCTCTTCCTTTTtgttgtaattctttaggcttCTTTGTGTCTGTTGTCATGATgcagtctctttttttttttttctttttttttttaaaataaaattgttcttataaaaaaacttgattattgctatatgattaaaaaaaaatttgggaccCCAGAAAAGCTTCTCGCAAATACATATGATGAAGTTATTTTTCCCACCCACATATACAAAGAGCTTTTTGTTGTTTTACCCACTTAATATTCATAGTGCCATTCAGTCTTTGCTTGTTAGACAGAGTATTACCTCTTTTCTTTAATGAATTTAGATAATCCTTTATTTTAAAGGACCTCCAATGTGAGAGGACTTTTCCTTCTTTCCATGTCAAGGAGTAGGCAGAAGCTGAGCTAGTTTCTTTATCTCTTAAGTATCCAATTTTtctagtctctctctctctactacTTGCCCCCCTCCTTCCCTCTCTatttatcttttcctttcccAATGTACCATCTTATCTCCAAGTGGAATCCTCTCTTCTAAATGACTTTGTTCTTTTCTTAATCTGAACACTTTATCTTGGATTGGAGTTTTAACTGATTAAAACCTGACTCTGTAGTCTTATTGGCAGGCATCTGTGGAAAAAGAAACGAATTCTGGAAAAGCGGTAATCAGTGCACAAGAAGCTGAAGACctcaaaatgaaagaaaaaaggaagcgAGAGCATGAGGTGCTTATTATCTTGAATTTGAGATTATttgttaatttaataattttagaaaaaaggAAGCGAGAGCATGAGATTATTTATCCTTTTACCTCTCtcttttacctatcaaaaaaaaaaaaaaaaattagatgaaaaCTTTTAGTTGATGTACAACATGACTAACGTTCTTAACTGGTATATGTTGAGTAGAAAAATTTGCCACGGAAGAAGCGTCGAAAATTGGAAGCAGCTAGAGAAATGTTGGAGGatgaaaatcaaatgaaaaaattagAAGTATGTTCTCCTTTACTcttgtgtaaatttttttttccatctatATTGAATTATTCTCATAACCTTAGCTTATAGCAGCGTTTAGTGACATGGAGTATCTGTATTAACTAATAAGAATCTGAAGCTTTCTGGGACATTTGGAGGGCTCAATCTATTTGTAATCTTAATAATCTAAGAATGTTTTGTCGAGGCAATTGGTTATAGTACCTGAACAACAAAGAAGATTATGCTAGATTGATTTTGATTGCTATTATAGTTCAAATTTTGGTTTCATCCTTGCTACCTGCAGAGTTTATTAGGCATGACATTAAATTTAAGATATGATTGTATTATTCTTAAATGTTATATGTGAACATCATCTATATGCTACTTTGGCAGACtttattgtcttttttcttCTACATATCTTCTGCTTGTTGATCTTTATGAAGTCAACACCTGAGCTTATGATGGTCTAAGGGAATTCCCATCTCTGTGTGCACACTATTGCCTTCATTGCTCGTTCAATTGATGGATTTGTACCCCGcaactttttccttttctttctctctctctctctctctctctctctctctctctctctttttatatatatttttagcttGTTAAGTTGAGGTGTTTTTTGTCAAGTTTGTGATAAGGTGGCACACACTGTTTAATAAGTAAGCACTGCAGGGTAATGATAAAAACAAGAATGAAAAGACTGGATTGTCACTTGTTGAACTGGGTTACCGACGGGCAAAAGCGGTGAAGGCTGTGAAGAAGGCACTAGATACTGGCAAGATTGTGAAGAAGAACAACAAGAAATCTGAACATCCTAACCAAAGACAACAATCAAGGACAAGAGAGATGCAGGAGCTATTTCAAAGTGACATGAGTGAgaaaaagcagaaaagaaaTTCTGCTCCAGGCAAGAAAAAGTCCAAACATTCATTTAAGAGCAAGTCAAGGTATGAATTAGCTTACAATCCCATTGCACAGTACTTCCGCGGTTGATTTTGAtcttatgtatgtatgtatatgtgtgtgtgtttgtggcCTATGTATTTCATGTTTGTATGTATGATTTGCAAATATTTTATGCTAAGAACAATGATATGGGAGGCTcaaagagaaaattattttaattttgttttattttattttgcaagTCAATTTGTACTTCTATTggtcaattatatttttattttaggtccAGTAGTTTATTAGGTTATTACTTTTTAGGCTTTTAATTTCTAGAAGTAAGGCTATTTTTTTATAAGGTAATTAGGGTTTTCTACACTAGTTAGAATTATGGTTTAGTACTCTTATATAAGGAAAGTATTGTGCTCCTATCAAAGGGGGATTATTTTGATGAATTAATTTTCTATTGAAATTATCTCCGTGGTCTGGTGCTGGCTCTAGTCAACCCTAGGTTTCCTAGTGATTTTATCATGCTTGATGCTAACCCCAAGCAGGCCTAGGTGTTGACATCTAGATTCTCAGTCTTCTATTTTCCTGTTGTATTGTTCTAGTTTGTCCTGTATCAaatttggtatcaaagcatGATATAAAGGGTTGCaggttttctctctcattttgtcTTTGCGCAAATACTCAATGTGAGATCATTCTTGGAAGAAAATACTTACTTTTGTTCCAACTATTTTTTTCCAGGTATAAGCGCAAGTAGAACTATGAAGTGAAGCTGGCGTCTAAGTTTTCCTTCGACATCTAACTTTATGTGAGAGAACAAGCTGTCAACGGGAATTGTGCATTTGGTGGACAGTGATATATTTGTCTTTGTAACCCATTTTATGGAAGAGTTAGCAGATTCAAAAAGTAGTTTGTGTCAAATATCATTGCATTTTTGGGGTTGAGGATAGGAAAGGGGTCCTGCTGCTTTAGGAAGACATTGCTACTATAGCAACTAGCTGATCCAGTTGGCTCCCCTTCATTTTTGTGATAAATTATTTCGATGTGGTGTTGTTGTTCCATTAGTTAAGCATTAAAGAAAGAAGGTTGCGTTCCAAACTTCCAAgagtttattaatttcatccaTATCAGAAACTCGTGTTTTATTTTCGAACTTCGAGTTTTGATCTGCACAAGCGTTAATTACTGTTTGTGCTTGTCCAGTTAGAGAACTGGTTGGGCATCTCTGTTCatgctaaaatggaaaaaaagggCTTTGTCCTAATCCAATGGTCCACATGTTGGGCTTTAAATGAATTGAGTTGTTCACAGCAGCCTGAGTTTGGTTTGTATTTGGTCTATTTAACAAATAAGTTGAACTAAAGTTCCCAAGAGCCTTATTACTCAAATTGGTTTCCAATCGAGACAAGCTAGGGTTCTAAAATCCAATCCCAACTACTCAAATTGGTTTCCAACCGAGAATCCAAGCCAAATATCTGATCCATCTCTATATTAATCATCAATCATGGATTATTAAGTTGTTTATATTCATGTGATGCTTTTCATTTGCCAGCGTATAACAAATTGGTTTCCAACCGAGACAATCTAGGGTTCTAATCCCCACAATCCTAACTATTGatatatcccaaaaaaaaaaaaggctcaatGTTAAGTTTAGGATGACTATTAAAAAGTCAATTAAgttcaaacataataatgtatTTATGAGAAGCTTATAATCCATGAGTATGAGacccaattaattaatttataatattatatatttatatgtataaatgttaaaaatatgtttatagacttgaaattgaattatataagtttaaaatGTAAGTTATtaagatatcaaattataaattgattGTAATTTATTGATATCATAAATAGTCTATTTTATAGTAAGATtatagatagtttttaaccataTAAGAGTGGTGAATCTAATTTTTGTAAGCTAATGGACAAAAATCATTCCATCTAATTAACTTtagtaatataatttcaattctAATATAAGTTAATAGATTTAtgaaggggtaaaaaaaaaatttatcgtTATGTTTACcatatatgagaaaaaaaaaaaaagagttaatcAAGTAACTTGCGAATAAGCTCGAGttatttcaaccaaaaaaaaaatttaaacatgtaaTATAATTTGACAATgagctcaaagttggttcattcaaaaaaaatcaaaatcaaaataaaatttaatgaacaATACTAAATTTTTAATCCTTGTTCAATGCTTCTTTGGTTACAATGCTATACACATGCGGGATGGAATTAGtgtcaccaataaaaaaaggTTAGCATACAAGATAACttttaagagagagaatgaCAAGTGTCACCAATAAAGAGATTGGCATACACGGTAGCttttaagagagaaaatgacAACTAACAAGTTATATTACACACGAGCACTCTCTTAAGTGATTCAAGACCACAAAGGTACCCACAAAATGGTTTGATTCTTTTCGCTTCTTAAGCTCCATCAAGAGATTAAAGACCACTAAACCAGTTCTCGCCCACAGTTCAGACTTACCAAACTGAGCCTCGAGCTCATCAAGGTCAGAGTTCATGACAGGGCCTAAAATGATATATAtcatacatataaaataaaatgaggcTAAGTTTGAGCAACTACTTTCCGTGTGTGTTTATCATGAAATGTCACACGAACTCACTGTGACCTTTAATATAAGCACCATAAAACAAAGACGAGACCAGTTCCTATAAATTTCTGTGATATATAAGGAAGAGAAATTACAGCTACATGTACCAAGCTTTCTATGATTGCAATGGCCATTGAAACCCAGAAAAGGAGATTCAAagtaaatcaaaattaaaacaataaacctaatttttttcccttcagcAATTAATCACAAGAATCACATTACATCCACAATGCCCTCAGCTTTATTCAGTTAATAATTCCCCTCCCACTAAAGCCAATGGGCTGACCTACCATTCTGGATAATTTTAGGTAACGTAAGCATCAATTCACTTGGTTGGATTTATGAACTGATCCAAAGAGAGGAGGAACCGTAGATAAATAAAACATTGACTATTTCCATGGAGGTTGCTGATGTTTGTAGTTAAACGGATAGGATTCCCATCCACTATCAGGTTCCTTCCTTTTCCCTCCAACCCCAGAGCTTGAAGAGGGTTGTAAGTTCGTCCTCGTATGCTCCTCCACAGACCTGCCTTGACCAGGAAGGAAAAGCTGCCTCAAATTCCCTGAGTCTCTATGCCCTCCCTCCATCATGAATCCTGAATTTAGATCAAAATTTGGACGGGATGGACCGGGATTATTTAGACCTGATTGTACACCACCAATGCTCACCATGAACGGTGGCTGAGAGTAGGAAGGTGGAACAGCTGGTGCAGACCCCAAAACAACAGGGCTCCCTCTAGAATCCACCATATATTGCATTGAGCCAGAAGGATACATGGCTGAAGAGAAAGACATGGCAGTCCCTGTTGTCAGTCCATTGTAACCAAAAACAGAAGAATGAGTATAGGACATTGTGGGAGCCAGCCCCAAACCACCCCCTGCTCTTGTCATGCTAGCATCAACTGTAGGCTCCATATTCTTGCCATTTGGCAAGGACAATGATTGAGAAAGAAAATCTTTTCTATTGACTTCCACTCTGGTGCCCATGATAGAAATAACAGGAGCATCTGGTTTAGGTCCTCCATATGCATTTACCAATTGGGAAGACTTAATATTCCCGTGATCTGAAGCATCATTTTGGATATAAGGTCTGTCATTCAAATCAATGTTCCTCAAAGAAGGCTGCATTGATGACGATGAGGAGGCAGGAGATGGGCTACGATGGCTATTCCGGCTGTTAAAGAGCTGTTCTCCCATCTTTGAATCCAGTGTTGGAGCATCACCATCATCACCAAGACAGTTCAAATCCAACTTCAGCCTCCCAGATCTCATTGGGCTGACTTCAACTGAAGATTCCCCAGAAGGAAGGCCAGATGATGGGGGAATTTGTTTTCCCAACTCATCTCCACCCTCGGCTACATTCAAATCAAAGTCAAGGAAATCCAGCCTCTGCTTTGAACTATCATGGGTTCCTGTAACAGGAGTCTTATCACCATCAGGAATTCTACGAGGAGATGCTGGGCGGAAAGCACTAGTAGCAGCACATCCTTTCCATCCAAGAGTCCCTCCAAACTGCAAAGGCACCATAGGCAATTCTTGAGCTGCTGATGGCCTTGAAGCAGAGGGTGCAGAGGGGTTCATTGGAGAATCCATTTCATCAGAGCAGACTTCTTGATTCAGATCAAAATCACAAGGGCCTTTCTCTGTGTTAACCTCTAGTTCTTGAGCTGCCTCAGTCACCAGAGATGACTCCATATCATGTGTGGAATTTTCTGGTTCATTGTCCAGATTATCTGAATTAATTGAGCCTCCCTCCCCATCAGGATTTGTCTCAGTAGAGTGACTTTTTCCAGTTGCCTCCTCTTGTGGCACCTTGGCAGGTAGGTCCTGCTTTCCATTTATAGAATCTGGGCTACCTGGCTGCCTGATTCCACCTTTAAAGATTTTCTCAGAAGAGGAGCTGCAGAATGGTTCCCTATAATCCACCACTTCTCTTTCTACTTCTTGAGCAACTTGCCGAGCGACTTCTATTGCATCAACTATGCCATACTCAAGTTCACTATCAGACCTTCTCTTGTCAATCACAACAGGGGTTTTAGTATCCCTTGCTGGCTTAGAAAAATCAGAAGCGTTTGTCAAATCATCACCCTCATCACTGCTATGCCCCTTATCTTCATCAGCTTCTCCAATGTCTTCCATCCTGGACAAAGTAGAGTCTAATTTCTCAGGCTTTCCCAATATACTCCCATTGGTGGACAAGTCTAGCAAAGCATTAGTACAACAATCACCATCTTGACCAGTAGTCTTGAACTCATTTCCACTGCAACGATTTAGAGGTCTCATATCATCTAACCTGGTCTTAAAATCAGATGCAGGTACCCTCACATCATCAAGAGTGGTGGTTTTCCCGCAGACATCCCTCTCATTAGCATCGACACTATTCTGTAAAGCAGGCTCCCTCACAATCTTCTGCGCATTTACAGCATCATCACCAGTACAAGCAGCTCCAGATTCCAATGCATCAGATGCAGAAGAAATCTCGGCCATATCCAACTTGCCCGAAGAATTGTCAGCTTCATGCACTTGCTTCTCAATTTTAATTGATTCAT is a genomic window of Quercus lobata isolate SW786 chromosome 2, ValleyOak3.0 Primary Assembly, whole genome shotgun sequence containing:
- the LOC115974511 gene encoding uncharacterized protein LOC115974511; this encodes MTLEDFFTLTEMKDGLTAPSRVEELLNVMQKDKDFVLKNVGDATRQWAAVASTIAATENKDCLDLFIQLDGLWFIDRWLKDAENFGNETSESFAEESITALLRALEKLQIDNERSISSGIWITVKNLLGHNSSKVQEGARMLFDRWKQGKDCDAIHQDVQDGNRRLAGEEGGQSASENPNSESAKEENDVLEPARDEILPLRRSDDLQPERTEDVQIPNHNDQPGSHITADHEDTKDGPSNPLASTFSNSLRDNPSIKEESPVCAADGATSTETGSVAVTKQGSDEIISDVLKLNESIKIEKQVHEADNSSGKLDMAEISSASDALESGAACTGDDAVNAQKIVREPALQNSVDANERDVCGKTTTLDDVRVPASDFKTRLDDMRPLNRCSGNEFKTTGQDGDCCTNALLDLSTNGSILGKPEKLDSTLSRMEDIGEADEDKGHSSDEGDDLTNASDFSKPARDTKTPVVIDKRRSDSELEYGIVDAIEVARQVAQEVEREVVDYREPFCSSSSEKIFKGGIRQPGSPDSINGKQDLPAKVPQEEATGKSHSTETNPDGEGGSINSDNLDNEPENSTHDMESSLVTEAAQELEVNTEKGPCDFDLNQEVCSDEMDSPMNPSAPSASRPSAAQELPMVPLQFGGTLGWKGCAATSAFRPASPRRIPDGDKTPVTGTHDSSKQRLDFLDFDLNVAEGGDELGKQIPPSSGLPSGESSVEVSPMRSGRLKLDLNCLGDDGDAPTLDSKMGEQLFNSRNSHRSPSPASSSSSMQPSLRNIDLNDRPYIQNDASDHGNIKSSQLVNAYGGPKPDAPVISIMGTRVEVNRKDFLSQSLSLPNGKNMEPTVDASMTRAGGGLGLAPTMSYTHSSVFGYNGLTTGTAMSFSSAMYPSGSMQYMVDSRGSPVVLGSAPAVPPSYSQPPFMVSIGGVQSGLNNPGPSRPNFDLNSGFMMEGGHRDSGNLRQLFLPGQGRSVEEHTRTNLQPSSSSGVGGKRKEPDSGWESYPFNYKHQQPPWK